From the genome of Bacteroidia bacterium, one region includes:
- a CDS encoding RNA methyltransferase: MSEKNISELVNHLFNFISDNRKKKFLEVLQFRTRHISIVLEDIYQAHNASAVLRSCDCFGIQDVHIIENKNKYTVNPDIALGSSKWVNLIKYNQSENNSLEAIQKLKKDGYRIVATSPHANDCNLEELNIDKKIALVFGTELNGISDEIKNNADEFVKIPMFGFTESFNISVSAALCLHTLSTKLHQSKIDWKLKENEKEIILLDWLCNSINKPELIEKEFLKNNS; the protein is encoded by the coding sequence ATGTCTGAAAAAAATATTTCGGAATTAGTAAATCATCTCTTCAATTTTATTTCGGATAACCGAAAAAAAAAGTTTTTAGAAGTGCTTCAATTTCGTACGCGACATATTAGCATTGTGTTGGAAGATATTTATCAAGCGCACAACGCCAGCGCAGTTTTGCGTTCGTGCGATTGTTTCGGAATTCAAGATGTTCACATCATCGAAAATAAAAACAAATACACTGTAAATCCAGATATTGCTTTGGGTTCCAGCAAATGGGTAAATTTAATTAAGTACAATCAGTCTGAAAATAATTCGCTCGAAGCGATTCAAAAATTAAAAAAAGACGGTTATCGGATTGTCGCGACAAGTCCGCACGCAAACGATTGTAATTTAGAAGAGTTGAATATTGATAAAAAAATTGCGCTTGTTTTTGGAACAGAATTAAACGGAATTTCTGATGAAATAAAAAACAATGCGGATGAATTTGTAAAAATTCCGATGTTTGGATTTACCGAAAGTTTCAACATTTCCGTTTCTGCAGCTTTGTGTTTGCACACGTTAAGCACGAAACTACATCAAAGCAAAATAGATTGGAAATTGAAGGAAAACGAAAAAGAAATTATTTTGTTGGATTGGTTGTGCAACTCTATAAACAAACCCGAATTGATTGAAAAGGAATTTTTGAAAAATAATTCTTGA